In Alphaproteobacteria bacterium, one DNA window encodes the following:
- a CDS encoding acyl carrier protein, which translates to MSDISERVKQIVIEHLGVEESKVAENASFIDDLGADSLDTVELVMAFEEEFGIEIPDDAAEKIATIKDAVDYISSKKESL; encoded by the coding sequence ATGAGCGATATCAGCGAGCGCGTCAAACAGATCGTCATCGAACACCTGGGCGTCGAAGAGTCTAAAGTGGCTGAAAATGCCAGCTTTATCGATGATCTGGGGGCGGACAGCCTGGACACTGTCGAGCTGGTCATGGCATTCGAAGAGGAATTCGGAATCGAAATCCCCGACGATGCCGCCGAAAAGATCGCCACCATCAAGGATGCCGTTGATTATATCAGCTCCAAGAAAGAGTCGCTCTAA
- the tsaB gene encoding tRNA (adenosine(37)-N6)-threonylcarbamoyltransferase complex dimerization subunit type 1 TsaB, whose protein sequence is MRPLLAVDSAGATCGVAVMRSPGQVSACVREARHDQARILVPMVADLLAQQGLSMADIGRVAVTVGPGSFTGLRVGIALARGLALPFGCPVLGICSFAAWRAALPDVPSLVVVLDSRRDELFVQINHQDEPFLSAPEELVLRLQGTAHRVAGDASERLTGLVDERLCPAPSEPIVVAAARLAWDMADPEDAAAKPLPVYMRPPDISRPRNVVNNGGNEPLDLCGQFA, encoded by the coding sequence ATGAGACCTCTTTTGGCTGTGGATAGCGCGGGTGCGACTTGTGGCGTGGCGGTGATGCGATCGCCGGGGCAAGTGTCGGCATGCGTGCGGGAAGCCCGGCACGATCAAGCCCGCATCCTGGTGCCTATGGTGGCCGATTTATTGGCCCAGCAGGGCTTGTCGATGGCCGATATCGGGCGCGTGGCCGTCACCGTGGGGCCGGGCAGCTTTACGGGGTTGCGCGTGGGGATCGCCCTGGCGCGTGGTTTGGCCTTGCCCTTTGGCTGCCCTGTTCTGGGTATTTGCAGTTTCGCGGCTTGGCGCGCGGCCTTGCCGGATGTTCCGTCCTTGGTCGTGGTTCTTGATTCCCGCCGGGATGAGCTTTTTGTTCAGATAAATCATCAGGATGAACCGTTCCTGTCCGCGCCCGAAGAGCTTGTCTTGCGCCTTCAAGGCACTGCGCATCGTGTGGCAGGAGATGCCAGTGAGCGTTTGACAGGCCTGGTTGACGAGCGCCTTTGTCCCGCGCCTTCCGAGCCGATCGTGGTCGCCGCCGCGCGTTTGGCCTGGGATATGGCAGATCCGGAGGATGCTGCGGCCAAACCTTTACCTGTGTATATGCGCCCGCCCGACATATCCCGCCCCCGCAACGTGGTAAATAACGGCGGCAACGAGCCTCTGGACTTGTGCGGCCAGTTCGCCTAA
- a CDS encoding LemA family protein: MDISVILLGVVVAILLIGVVIYNRLVALRQNTRNALADIDVQLKLRLDLVPNLVETVKGYAAHESDVLGKVTEARASAMRGGSLAERTTAENALSGALMNLMAVAENYPQLRANENFMSLQTELADIENKIAAARRFYNGAVNEYNTGIEQFPAVLLAHKFGFDATTMWEVPEGEKQAVQQAPKVSF, translated from the coding sequence ATGGATATTTCCGTCATTCTGTTGGGCGTCGTTGTCGCCATTCTTCTGATCGGCGTGGTGATCTATAATCGCCTTGTCGCGCTGCGCCAGAACACGCGCAACGCCTTGGCCGATATCGACGTGCAGCTTAAGCTGCGTTTGGACCTGGTGCCCAATCTGGTGGAAACGGTCAAAGGCTATGCCGCGCATGAAAGCGACGTGCTGGGCAAAGTGACCGAGGCGCGCGCCAGCGCGATGCGCGGCGGCAGTCTGGCCGAGCGGACCACGGCGGAGAACGCCTTGTCCGGCGCGCTGATGAATCTGATGGCCGTGGCCGAGAATTATCCGCAATTGCGCGCGAACGAGAATTTCATGTCCTTGCAAACCGAGCTGGCCGATATCGAAAACAAGATCGCGGCGGCAAGGCGCTTCTACAACGGCGCAGTGAACGAATACAATACAGGGATCGAGCAATTCCCCGCCGTCTTGTTGGCGCATAAATTCGGCTTTGACGCCACCACCATGTGGGAAGTGCCCGAAGGCGAAAAGCAAGCCGTGCAGCAAGCGCCCAAAGTCTCCTTCTAG
- a CDS encoding M48 family metallopeptidase, with product MALGSSGLATWQWNNNFKSVLLLALLPVILVGVVWVGSLAVGLTMQAENGQETPIRPGVYRYSPASPSIARQMAPTWSQQANVSDPMEFAAHTTTILLPWVLGAAGIWMLIGFLFHQFLIDRASGARPLQRRDAPELYNLLENLCISCGQKMPVLHLIDTPQMNAFASGLSDSSYTVTVTRGLVESLDAKEMEAVLAHELSHIRHRDVRLLVICVVFSGLLALAGRVAWESMRTSSWSSGSRRDGRGTVVLMLMMALVIGLGYMMANLVRFALSRRREFMADAGAVALTKNPDALASALIRISSRAELPGVPAGVMDMCIENPASQFFGLFSTHPSIPDRIAALRMLGASIVPPSNRITPEQAPPTAQKRGPWSRRGPWG from the coding sequence ATGGCCCTTGGCTCTTCCGGTCTTGCCACTTGGCAGTGGAATAATAATTTTAAATCTGTCCTGCTGTTGGCGCTGTTGCCGGTGATCTTGGTGGGCGTCGTGTGGGTGGGCAGCCTTGCCGTCGGACTGACCATGCAGGCAGAGAACGGTCAAGAAACCCCCATACGTCCCGGTGTTTACCGTTACAGCCCAGCTTCACCAAGCATAGCGCGACAGATGGCCCCGACATGGAGCCAGCAAGCCAATGTCTCGGATCCCATGGAATTCGCGGCGCATACCACGACTATCCTGCTGCCTTGGGTGTTGGGCGCGGCGGGGATATGGATGTTGATCGGATTTCTTTTCCACCAATTCCTGATTGATAGGGCATCGGGCGCGCGCCCCTTACAACGACGGGACGCGCCGGAACTATACAATCTTCTCGAAAATCTGTGCATCTCATGCGGCCAGAAGATGCCCGTTTTGCATCTGATCGACACGCCGCAGATGAACGCCTTCGCCAGCGGACTTTCCGATTCCTCCTATACCGTCACCGTCACCCGTGGCCTGGTTGAAAGCTTGGACGCCAAAGAAATGGAAGCCGTCTTGGCGCATGAGCTGAGCCATATCCGCCACCGAGATGTGCGCCTTTTGGTCATTTGCGTGGTGTTCAGCGGCTTGCTGGCCCTGGCCGGGCGCGTGGCCTGGGAGAGCATGCGCACCTCGTCTTGGAGCAGCGGCAGCCGCCGCGATGGACGCGGCACGGTGGTGTTGATGTTGATGATGGCTTTGGTCATCGGCCTTGGATATATGATGGCCAATCTGGTGCGTTTTGCCCTTTCGCGGCGGCGCGAATTCATGGCCGATGCCGGGGCCGTTGCGCTGACCAAGAATCCGGACGCCTTGGCCAGCGCCTTGATACGGATATCCTCTCGCGCCGAATTGCCCGGCGTGCCGGCAGGCGTCATGGATATGTGTATCGAGAATCCTGCCAGTCAATTCTTTGGCCTCTTTTCCACGCATCCTTCCATTCCCGACCGGATCGCCGCTTTGCGTATGCTGGGAGCCTCGATCGTTCCGCCATCAAATCGCATTACACCGGAACAAGCGCCCCCCACAGCACAAAAACGCGGTCCTTGGTCCAGACGCGGCCCTTGGGGTTGA
- a CDS encoding phasin family protein, producing MVARTRKSPAKKARASATIIPANFGGKVAIEKMQKAASEQVESTLAGATKQIEQASAQMRKATDEFTCVGRENINAAIASSNTMAKGYEEIAKIWMESTQSLIESVLSTSKAVLAAKTMRDVVELQSDLLKGVFDSAVADSTKISEISARMSSKAVEPISRRMNATVEKLSSHMKKAS from the coding sequence ATGGTAGCTCGTACCCGCAAGTCCCCCGCCAAGAAGGCCCGTGCCTCGGCCACCATCATCCCGGCCAATTTCGGCGGCAAGGTCGCCATCGAGAAAATGCAAAAGGCCGCATCCGAGCAGGTCGAATCGACCCTGGCCGGCGCCACCAAGCAGATTGAGCAGGCTTCGGCGCAGATGCGCAAAGCCACGGATGAATTCACCTGCGTGGGCCGCGAAAACATCAACGCCGCCATCGCCAGCAGCAACACCATGGCCAAGGGCTATGAAGAGATCGCCAAGATCTGGATGGAATCGACCCAGAGCTTGATCGAATCCGTTCTGTCCACCAGCAAGGCCGTGTTGGCTGCCAAGACGATGCGCGATGTCGTCGAGCTGCAAAGCGACCTGCTCAAGGGCGTGTTCGACTCGGCAGTGGCCGACAGCACCAAGATCTCCGAGATCTCGGCCCGCATGAGCAGCAAGGCGGTCGAACCGATCAGCCGCCGCATGAATGCCACGGTCGAGAAGCTGTCTTCACACATGAAGAAAGCTTCCTAA
- the typA gene encoding translational GTPase TypA — MNLRNIAIIAHVDHGKTTLVDALLRQSGTFRDNQRVAERAMDRNDLERERGITILSKVTSLSWQDKRLNIVDTPGHADFGGEVERILSMVDGVVLLVDAAEGPLPQTKFVTAKALALGLRPIVIINKVDRPDARPHQVHDEVFDLFATLDASEDQLDFPTLFASGRDGWAADKPEGPRESLTPLFELIFNHVPPPGVGSPEDHFRLLVTILDSDPYLGRILTGRIQAGRLQTNMNIKALARDGGVIEQGRATKVLAFRGLERIAVDQAETGDIVAIAGLSRATVADTLCAMEVTEALHAQAIDPPTLAMTFSVNDSPLAGQEGSKVTSRVIGDRLMREAEGNVAIRVTQSEQKESFEVAGRGELQLGILIETMRREGFELSISRPRVLFRDDPIGGQRLEPIEEVIIDVDEAYSGIVVNKLNERKGEMTDMRPSGGGKQRLVFLVPTRGLIGYHGEFLTDTRGTGIMNRLFHDYAPYRGVISARRTGALVSSEDGEAAAYALWKLEERGPMMITPGTRVFRGMVVGEHTRGNDLEINVTKGKQLTNIRAAGKDEAVRLTPPIVMSLEKAVAWIADDELVEVTPTSIRLRKRYLDPNERKRHAKMIEG; from the coding sequence ATGAATCTGCGTAACATTGCGATTATCGCCCACGTTGACCACGGCAAAACGACCTTGGTGGATGCCCTGCTGCGCCAAAGCGGCACTTTTCGAGACAACCAACGGGTTGCCGAGCGCGCCATGGATCGTAATGATCTGGAACGCGAGCGCGGCATCACGATCTTGTCCAAGGTGACCTCTCTAAGCTGGCAAGATAAACGACTGAACATCGTGGACACACCCGGCCACGCCGATTTCGGCGGCGAGGTCGAGCGTATCTTGTCGATGGTCGATGGCGTGGTGCTGTTGGTGGATGCCGCCGAAGGGCCGCTGCCGCAGACGAAATTCGTGACCGCCAAGGCCTTGGCCTTGGGACTGCGTCCGATTGTGATTATCAATAAAGTGGACCGTCCCGACGCGCGGCCGCATCAGGTGCATGACGAGGTTTTCGATCTGTTCGCCACCTTGGACGCCAGCGAAGACCAATTGGACTTCCCCACGTTGTTCGCCTCGGGCCGCGACGGTTGGGCTGCCGATAAGCCGGAAGGGCCGCGCGAAAGCCTGACCCCGCTGTTTGAGTTGATCTTTAATCATGTGCCGCCGCCGGGCGTTGGTTCGCCCGAGGACCACTTCCGTCTGCTGGTGACGATTTTGGACTCCGACCCGTATCTGGGCCGCATCCTGACCGGTCGTATCCAGGCTGGTCGCTTGCAGACCAATATGAACATCAAGGCTTTGGCGCGAGATGGCGGCGTGATCGAGCAGGGACGCGCCACCAAGGTTCTGGCCTTTAGAGGGCTAGAGCGCATCGCGGTCGATCAGGCCGAGACGGGCGATATCGTGGCGATTGCCGGACTTTCCCGCGCCACCGTGGCCGATACTTTATGCGCCATGGAAGTGACAGAGGCTTTGCACGCCCAGGCCATTGATCCGCCTACTTTGGCCATGACCTTTTCCGTCAACGATTCCCCGCTGGCCGGACAAGAGGGCAGCAAGGTCACCAGTCGCGTGATCGGCGACCGCCTGATGCGCGAGGCCGAAGGTAATGTGGCCATCCGTGTCACCCAGTCCGAGCAAAAAGAATCCTTCGAGGTCGCAGGACGCGGCGAATTGCAGCTGGGCATCTTGATCGAGACGATGCGACGCGAGGGCTTTGAGCTGTCCATCAGTCGTCCGCGCGTCTTGTTCCGCGACGATCCCATCGGCGGCCAAAGGCTGGAGCCGATTGAGGAAGTAATCATCGATGTGGATGAGGCTTATTCGGGCATCGTGGTCAATAAGCTGAACGAGCGCAAAGGCGAGATGACCGATATGCGCCCCTCGGGCGGCGGTAAGCAACGCTTGGTGTTCTTGGTCCCGACTCGCGGCCTGATCGGCTATCACGGCGAATTCCTGACCGATACGCGCGGCACCGGCATCATGAATCGTTTATTTCATGATTACGCGCCGTATCGCGGCGTGATCTCGGCTCGGCGCACGGGGGCGTTGGTCAGCAGCGAGGACGGCGAGGCGGCAGCCTATGCCTTGTGGAAGCTGGAAGAGCGCGGTCCGATGATGATCACCCCCGGCACCCGCGTCTTTCGTGGCATGGTGGTGGGTGAGCATACCCGTGGCAACGACCTGGAAATCAATGTGACCAAGGGTAAGCAGCTGACCAATATCCGCGCCGCCGGCAAGGACGAGGCCGTGCGCCTAACCCCGCCCATCGTGATGAGCTTGGAAAAGGCCGTCGCCTGGATCGCCGATGATGAATTGGTCGAGGTGACCCCCACGTCAATCCGCCTGCGTAAGCGTTATTTGGATCCCAATGAACGCAAGCGTCATGCAAAGATGATCGAGGGTTAA
- the rsfS gene encoding ribosome silencing factor has product MATAAIKKPAVKKPPAPKKAPAKKKTVVSASAKSLGFAQKLRDIAMLTLNEHQAEEVLVTDLAGRSPLMDYIILASGRSARHVAALAGHLGRALSKAGAKRIRIEGLPQADWALIDAGDIIIHVFRPDVRRFYGLDEFLKEPVA; this is encoded by the coding sequence ATGGCCACGGCAGCGATCAAGAAACCTGCGGTCAAAAAGCCTCCCGCCCCTAAGAAGGCACCGGCCAAGAAAAAAACCGTCGTGTCTGCATCCGCCAAGTCGCTGGGATTTGCCCAAAAGCTACGCGATATCGCCATGCTGACGCTGAATGAGCATCAAGCCGAAGAAGTCCTGGTCACCGATCTTGCCGGACGCAGCCCCTTGATGGATTACATCATCTTAGCCTCTGGCCGCTCGGCGCGGCATGTGGCGGCCTTGGCCGGCCATTTGGGCCGCGCCCTCAGCAAAGCCGGTGCCAAGCGCATCCGCATCGAAGGCCTGCCCCAAGCCGACTGGGCCTTGATCGACGCCGGTGACATCATCATCCACGTCTTCCGCCCCGATGTGCGGCGCTTTTATGGGCTGGATGAGTTTCTGAAAGAGCCTGTGGCCTAA
- the nuoH gene encoding NADH-quinone oxidoreductase subunit NuoH: MTEYWLRDLWAFVPDALWLLARIGMIIVPLLAAIAYLTYAERRLLGAMQLRKGPNVVGPFGLLQPVADGLKLMGKETIIPAGADKFLFLLAPVVIFTLSLAAWAVVPFGERLVLADVNLGLLYLFALSSLGVYCIIIAGWASNSKYPLLGAMRSAAQMISYEVSIGLVFISVLLTSGSLNLTRIVEAQSDMWFIVPHFPLFIVFFISALAETNRAPFDLPEGESELVGGFNTEYSSMAFALFFLGEYANMILMSAMAALLFLGGWLPIWDVEPLNWIPGPVWFLGKIAAVLFVFIWVRATLPRFRYDQLMRLGWKVFLPFSLFWLVLTSGVLLVFDKLPVAGMNG; this comes from the coding sequence ATGACTGAATACTGGTTACGAGACCTATGGGCGTTCGTGCCCGATGCCCTGTGGCTGCTGGCGCGCATAGGGATGATCATCGTCCCGCTGCTGGCTGCGATTGCCTATTTGACCTATGCCGAGCGGCGTTTGCTGGGCGCGATGCAGTTACGCAAAGGTCCCAATGTGGTGGGACCTTTTGGCCTGTTGCAGCCAGTGGCCGATGGGCTAAAGCTGATGGGTAAGGAAACTATCATTCCGGCGGGTGCCGATAAGTTCCTCTTCCTACTGGCTCCGGTCGTTATCTTCACCCTCAGTTTGGCTGCTTGGGCGGTGGTGCCGTTCGGCGAGCGTTTGGTGCTGGCCGATGTCAATCTGGGCCTGTTGTACCTGTTCGCCCTGTCTTCGCTGGGCGTGTACTGCATCATCATCGCGGGCTGGGCTTCGAATTCGAAATATCCGTTGCTGGGGGCCATGCGCTCGGCGGCGCAGATGATCTCTTACGAGGTGTCGATTGGGCTGGTGTTTATCAGCGTGCTGTTGACCTCGGGGTCGTTGAATCTGACGCGCATCGTCGAGGCGCAAAGCGATATGTGGTTCATCGTGCCGCATTTTCCGTTATTCATCGTGTTTTTCATCTCGGCCTTGGCCGAAACCAACCGCGCCCCCTTTGACCTGCCCGAAGGCGAGTCCGAGCTGGTAGGCGGATTTAACACCGAATATTCCTCGATGGCCTTTGCCCTGTTTTTCCTGGGTGAATACGCCAATATGATATTGATGAGCGCCATGGCCGCGTTGCTGTTCCTGGGCGGCTGGCTGCCGATATGGGATGTCGAACCGCTGAACTGGATCCCCGGCCCCGTTTGGTTCCTGGGCAAGATCGCCGCTGTGCTGTTTGTCTTTATCTGGGTAAGGGCGACCTTGCCGCGCTTTCGCTATGACCAGTTGATGCGCCTGGGCTGGAAGGTCTTTTTGCCCTTTTCCCTATTCTGGCTGGTCCTGACCTCGGGCGTTCTGCTGGTCTTCGATAAATTGCCGGTGGCGGGGATGAACGGGTAA
- the fliP gene encoding flagellar type III secretion system pore protein FliP (The bacterial flagellar biogenesis protein FliP forms a type III secretion system (T3SS)-type pore required for flagellar assembly.): MNPWLRRFAFVGTALAVGLIADTAMAQSLTLDLGGGGQETATARIIQILLLVTVLALAPSLLMMVTSFTRVVVVLSFLRSAIGLQQTPPNMVLLSLALFLTGFIMAPTFQQAYDQSLRPLSQNEITEEVALERGVVPFRNFMLKHTREKDLALFFELGKTKAPTKAEETPLQILIPAFMISELRRAFEIGFLLFLPFLVIDMVIASVLMAMGMMMLPPVVISLPFKIIFFVLVDGWYLIAGSLVKSYGGAG; this comes from the coding sequence ATGAATCCCTGGCTGCGCCGCTTCGCCTTTGTGGGAACCGCTCTGGCGGTTGGGCTGATAGCCGATACGGCCATGGCCCAAAGCCTGACCTTGGACCTGGGCGGCGGCGGTCAGGAAACCGCCACGGCGCGGATCATTCAAATTCTGCTATTGGTCACGGTGCTGGCTTTGGCACCGTCCTTGTTGATGATGGTGACCTCGTTCACGCGCGTGGTGGTGGTATTAAGCTTTTTGCGTAGCGCCATCGGTTTGCAGCAGACCCCGCCCAATATGGTGTTGTTGAGCCTGGCCTTGTTTCTAACCGGATTCATCATGGCTCCGACTTTTCAACAGGCCTATGATCAAAGCCTGCGCCCCCTGAGCCAGAACGAGATTACCGAGGAAGTGGCGCTTGAGCGCGGCGTGGTGCCGTTTCGGAACTTCATGCTCAAACACACTCGGGAAAAAGACTTGGCCCTGTTTTTCGAACTGGGCAAGACCAAGGCTCCCACGAAGGCCGAGGAAACGCCGCTGCAAATCCTGATACCCGCCTTTATGATTTCGGAACTACGCCGCGCCTTTGAAATTGGATTTTTGCTTTTCCTACCCTTTCTGGTGATTGATATGGTGATCGCCTCGGTGCTGATGGCGATGGGCATGATGATGCTGCCTCCGGTGGTGATCTCGTTGCCGTTCAAGATTATTTTCTTTGTCCTGGTGGACGGCTGGTACTTGATCGCCGGAAGCCTGGTGAAAAGCTATGGCGGGGCGGGGTAA
- a CDS encoding flagellar biosynthetic protein FliO, which translates to MESDTAFMAVRSVLALLFVLGLMGALTLLYKRVRGLDTGLPLLKGSGVSRLRVVQSVPIDVRHRLALVRCDGTEHLLVLGGDRPVVLESHAAKEDLPS; encoded by the coding sequence ATGGAATCCGATACCGCCTTCATGGCCGTGCGCAGTGTACTGGCCCTGCTCTTCGTCTTGGGGCTGATGGGCGCGTTGACGCTGCTGTACAAGCGTGTGCGCGGACTGGATACGGGGTTGCCCTTGCTGAAGGGTTCCGGAGTCAGCCGTTTGCGGGTCGTGCAATCCGTGCCGATCGATGTGCGCCACCGCTTGGCCTTGGTGCGCTGCGACGGGACCGAACATCTGTTGGTCCTGGGCGGTGATCGTCCCGTGGTTCTGGAAAGCCATGCCGCCAAGGAGGACCTGCCGTCATGA
- a CDS encoding EscU/YscU/HrcU family type III secretion system export apparatus switch protein, whose protein sequence is MGEDNASNASPKVAVALEYDRSKAAVPRVVASGQGSLAERIVAAALEHGVPLREDADLATMLSVLDDACEIPPEALVAVAEILVHVYRANRDLAVSRLGHPLPTS, encoded by the coding sequence ATGGGTGAGGATAACGCATCGAACGCCAGTCCCAAGGTGGCTGTCGCGTTGGAATATGACCGCAGTAAAGCGGCGGTTCCGCGCGTGGTGGCGTCGGGGCAGGGGAGCCTGGCCGAGCGCATCGTGGCGGCGGCCTTAGAACATGGCGTGCCCTTGCGCGAAGACGCGGACCTGGCCACGATGCTGTCGGTGCTGGACGATGCATGTGAGATTCCGCCCGAAGCCCTGGTGGCCGTCGCGGAAATCCTGGTGCATGTGTATCGCGCCAATCGCGACCTGGCGGTTTCTCGTCTGGGTCATCCTTTGCCGACAAGTTAG
- a CDS encoding DNA-3-methyladenine glycosylase I, with translation MGFYCDMAIGHAVHGPYHDGEYGVPVDDEATLFERFCLEIFQAGLSWEIVLRKRAALYDAFDGFVVDKVAAFDQVRQMRLLDNPQIIRNRLKTRAIIENARRFQALRATHQGFSGWLAQHHPMPLNAWVVCFKKTFVFTGPEIVHELLMSIGYLPGAHRSDCPCYAAIAALDPPWMRKSPATK, from the coding sequence ATGGGTTTTTATTGTGATATGGCCATCGGCCATGCCGTGCATGGGCCGTATCATGACGGGGAATATGGCGTTCCGGTCGATGACGAAGCTACACTTTTCGAACGCTTTTGCCTGGAGATATTCCAAGCCGGTCTATCTTGGGAGATCGTGCTGCGTAAGCGGGCGGCCTTATATGATGCTTTTGATGGCTTCGTGGTGGACAAGGTGGCCGCTTTCGACCAAGTGCGGCAGATGCGCTTGTTGGACAATCCCCAGATCATTCGCAACCGCCTTAAGACTCGCGCCATTATTGAAAACGCTCGGAGATTCCAAGCGCTGCGCGCCACGCATCAGGGCTTTTCCGGGTGGCTGGCGCAACATCACCCGATGCCTTTGAACGCTTGGGTCGTCTGCTTCAAGAAGACCTTTGTCTTTACCGGCCCCGAAATCGTGCATGAGTTGTTGATGAGCATCGGTTACCTTCCTGGCGCACATCGGTCGGACTGCCCATGTTATGCCGCGATTGCGGCATTGGATCCGCCATGGATGCGCAAGTCACCTGCAACGAAATAG